From one Bacteroides intestinalis DSM 17393 genomic stretch:
- a CDS encoding type I phosphomannose isomerase catalytic subunit, translating to MYPLKFEPILKQTLWGGDKIIAFKQLNETLSGVGESWEISAVEDNESVVANGPDKGLTLPEMVGKYRHELVGEVNYSRFGTKFPLLIKFIDARLDLSIQVHPGDELARKRHNSFGKNEMWYVVSADKGAKLISGFSEQITPKEYKERVYNGTFAEVLQTCDVKPGDVFYVPAGRVHGIGAGAFVAEIQQTSDITYRIFDYNRKDAEGKSRELHTTQAIEAINFSDVQDDFRTEYDHLKNEPVELVASPYFTTSIYDMTEEITCDYSELDSFVIFICVEGACHITDDSQNEIAVRAGETVLLPAVVQEVTIVPEEGGVKLLETYL from the coding sequence ATGTATCCTTTGAAATTTGAGCCTATTCTGAAGCAGACGCTTTGGGGAGGCGACAAGATTATTGCTTTTAAGCAATTGAATGAAACGCTATCCGGAGTAGGCGAAAGCTGGGAAATCTCAGCTGTAGAAGACAATGAGTCTGTTGTTGCCAATGGCCCTGACAAAGGCCTTACACTCCCGGAGATGGTGGGAAAATACCGTCATGAACTTGTCGGTGAAGTGAATTATTCTCGTTTTGGCACAAAGTTTCCCTTGTTAATAAAGTTCATAGATGCCAGATTGGACTTGTCTATTCAGGTACATCCGGGAGATGAACTGGCTAGAAAACGCCATAATTCTTTTGGTAAGAATGAAATGTGGTATGTGGTGTCTGCAGATAAGGGGGCAAAGTTAATTTCCGGTTTTTCTGAGCAGATAACTCCGAAAGAATACAAGGAAAGAGTTTATAATGGAACTTTTGCTGAAGTGCTGCAAACGTGTGATGTAAAACCAGGGGATGTATTCTATGTGCCTGCCGGTCGTGTACATGGTATTGGTGCCGGTGCTTTCGTGGCTGAAATTCAGCAGACTTCGGATATCACTTATCGTATTTTCGATTATAACCGGAAAGACGCAGAAGGTAAATCTCGTGAGTTACACACTACTCAGGCTATCGAAGCCATTAATTTTTCCGATGTACAAGATGATTTCCGTACTGAATACGATCACTTGAAGAACGAACCGGTAGAATTGGTTGCCAGTCCTTACTTCACTACTTCCATCTATGATATGACGGAGGAAATTACGTGTGACTATTCTGAATTGGATTCATTTGTGATTTTCATTTGTGTAGAAGGTGCATGCCACATCACAGACGACAGCCAGAATGAAATTGCTGTTCGTGCAGGTGAAACGGTGTTACTGCCTGCTGTTGTACAGGAAGTGACAATTGTTCCGGAAGAAGGTGGCGTGAAGTTGCTTGAAACGTATCTGTAA
- a CDS encoding aldose epimerase family protein: MINTVSTESNLSGLNKEDFQKDINNKKTDLFILKNAQGMEVAVTNYGCAILSIMVPDKNGKYANVILGHDSIDHVVNSPEPFLNTTIGRYGNRIAKGKFTLYGEEHNLTINNGPNSLHGGPTGFHARVWDAVQPDPTTVVFNYTSADGEEGFPGNLEVEMTYRLEDETNALVIEYRATTDKATVVNLTNHGFFNLAGIANPTPTVLNHTITINADHYIPIDEVSIPTGEILKVEGTPMDFRTPHTIGERIDDKFQQLVNGAGYDHCYVLNKTESGELSLAATYTEPESGRTMEVYTTENGVQLYTGNWLGGFTGAHGATFPARSAVCFEAQCFPDTPNKPHFPSAVLLPGDEYQQVTIYKFGVQE; the protein is encoded by the coding sequence ATGATAAACACCGTGTCAACGGAAAGTAACTTGTCTGGTTTGAACAAGGAAGACTTTCAAAAAGATATAAATAACAAGAAGACTGATTTATTTATTCTTAAAAATGCTCAGGGAATGGAAGTTGCAGTAACTAACTACGGATGCGCTATCCTTTCCATTATGGTCCCCGACAAAAACGGGAAGTATGCTAACGTAATTCTGGGACATGACAGTATAGACCATGTAGTCAACAGCCCCGAACCTTTCCTCAACACTACTATTGGACGCTACGGAAACCGTATAGCCAAAGGAAAATTCACTCTTTATGGTGAAGAGCACAATCTGACAATCAACAATGGACCGAATTCTCTACATGGTGGACCTACAGGTTTCCACGCCAGAGTGTGGGATGCAGTCCAACCGGATCCGACGACTGTTGTATTCAACTATACATCCGCAGATGGCGAAGAGGGTTTTCCCGGTAATCTGGAAGTAGAAATGACCTATCGTCTGGAAGATGAAACCAATGCACTGGTTATTGAATACCGAGCTACCACAGACAAGGCAACTGTTGTCAACCTCACCAACCACGGCTTCTTCAATCTGGCAGGTATTGCCAATCCCACCCCTACGGTTCTGAACCACACCATAACTATCAACGCTGATCATTATATTCCCATTGACGAAGTGTCCATTCCGACAGGAGAAATCCTGAAGGTAGAAGGTACTCCTATGGATTTCCGCACACCGCACACAATAGGTGAGCGTATTGATGACAAATTCCAGCAATTAGTGAATGGTGCAGGTTATGACCATTGCTATGTACTGAATAAAACTGAGAGTGGCGAATTGAGCCTTGCCGCTACTTATACAGAACCGGAGAGCGGACGTACCATGGAGGTATACACCACAGAAAACGGTGTGCAACTCTACACAGGAAACTGGCTGGGCGGCTTTACCGGCGCACATGGAGCTACTTTCCCTGCACGAAGTGCCGTTTGCTTTGAAGCACAATGTTTCCCCGATACTCCTAACAAACCACATTTCCCGTCGGCAGTATTGCTTCCGGGCGACGAATACCAACAAGTAACTATTTACAAGTTCGGTGTACAAGAATGA
- a CDS encoding MFS transporter: MTQQKQNGNLVAIITMFFIFAMISFVTNLAAPFGTIWRNEYAGSNTLGMMGNMMNFLAYLFMGIPAGNMLVKIGYKKTALIAMAVGFLGLFTQYLSSLFGANVEVFAFGEYVIKLNFVIYLLGAFICGFCVCMLNTVVNPMLNLLGGGGNKGNQLIQTGGALNSLSGTLTPLFVGALIGTVTSKTAMSDVAPLLFVAMGVFVAAFIIISFVAIPEPHLQKGGAKKEKFSHSPWSFRHTVLGVVGIFIYVGIEIGIPGTLNFYLADASDKGAGILTNGAAIGGAIAAIYWLLMLVGRTASSAISGKVSSRTQLIVVSATAIVFVLIAIFTPKDVTVSMPGYTVGEGFMMAQVPVSALFLVLCGLCTSVMWGGIFNLAVEGLGKYTAQASGIFMMMVVGGGVLPLIQQSISDSVGYMASYWLIIAALAYLLFYGLVGCKNVNKDIPVED; encoded by the coding sequence ATGACACAACAAAAACAGAACGGTAATCTTGTCGCTATCATTACCATGTTCTTTATTTTTGCGATGATTTCCTTTGTTACGAACCTTGCTGCGCCATTCGGTACAATATGGAGAAATGAGTATGCAGGTTCTAACACTTTAGGTATGATGGGAAATATGATGAACTTCCTGGCATATCTGTTTATGGGAATTCCTGCCGGTAACATGCTCGTTAAGATCGGTTACAAAAAGACTGCATTGATTGCAATGGCAGTGGGATTCCTCGGTTTGTTCACACAATACCTTTCCAGTTTATTCGGAGCAAATGTCGAAGTATTCGCCTTTGGTGAATATGTCATCAAGTTAAACTTCGTCATCTATCTGCTGGGTGCATTCATCTGCGGTTTCTGCGTTTGTATGCTTAACACAGTGGTGAACCCGATGCTGAACCTTCTTGGTGGTGGCGGTAACAAAGGTAACCAGTTGATTCAAACAGGCGGAGCTCTTAATTCTCTGTCCGGTACATTGACTCCTCTTTTCGTTGGTGCTTTGATTGGTACGGTAACTTCCAAGACAGCCATGTCCGATGTTGCTCCTCTCCTCTTCGTTGCCATGGGTGTTTTCGTAGCTGCATTTATCATCATCTCTTTTGTTGCTATCCCCGAACCACACCTTCAGAAAGGTGGAGCTAAGAAAGAAAAATTCTCTCACAGTCCATGGAGCTTCCGCCACACTGTACTGGGTGTAGTTGGTATCTTCATTTATGTAGGTATCGAAATCGGTATCCCAGGTACACTGAACTTCTATCTTGCCGATGCAAGTGATAAGGGTGCCGGAATTCTGACGAACGGTGCCGCTATCGGTGGTGCTATTGCTGCCATTTACTGGTTGTTAATGCTTGTAGGACGTACTGCAAGTAGCGCCATCAGTGGTAAAGTTTCCAGCCGTACACAGTTAATCGTTGTATCTGCTACCGCTATTGTTTTTGTATTGATTGCTATCTTCACTCCGAAAGATGTAACAGTTTCAATGCCCGGTTACACTGTAGGTGAAGGATTTATGATGGCACAAGTACCTGTCAGCGCATTGTTCCTTGTACTTTGTGGTCTTTGTACTTCTGTAATGTGGGGTGGTATCTTCAACCTTGCAGTAGAAGGATTAGGAAAATATACAGCACAAGCATCCGGTATCTTTATGATGATGGTTGTTGGCGGTGGTGTATTGCCTTTGATCCAACAAAGCATCTCTGACTCTGTAGGTTATATGGCCAGCTACTGGTTGATTATCGCAGCTCTTGCTTATCTGCTGTTCTACGGCTTGGTAGGTTGCAAAAATGTAAATAAAGATATCCCAGTAGAGGATTAA
- the galK gene encoding galactokinase, protein MDIEHVRSRFIKHFDGTTGAVYASPGRINLIGEHTDYNGGFVFPGAIDKGMIAEIKPNGTDIVKAYSIDLKDYVEFGLKEEDAPRASWARYIFGVCREMIKRGVDVKGFNTAFSGDVPLGAGMSSSAALESTYAYALNDLFGDNKIDKFELAKVGQATEHNYCGVNCGIMDQFASVFGKQGSLIRLDCRSLEYQYFPFDPKGYRLVLVDSVVKHELASSAYNKRRQSCEAAVAAIQKKHPHVEFLRDCTMEMLEESKAEISEEDFMRAEYVIEEIQRVLDVCDALEKGDYETVGQKMYETHHGMSKLYEVSCEELDFLNDLAFDCGVTGSRVMGGGFGGCTINLVKEELYDTFIQNAKDKFKEKFGRSPKVYDVVISDGARRLV, encoded by the coding sequence ATGGATATAGAACACGTAAGAAGCCGTTTCATCAAGCATTTTGACGGAACAACAGGAGCAGTTTATGCTTCTCCGGGACGCATCAACCTCATTGGTGAGCATACAGACTATAACGGTGGTTTTGTATTCCCCGGAGCAATCGATAAAGGCATGATTGCTGAAATTAAACCGAATGGCACAGACATTGTAAAAGCTTATTCCATCGATCTGAAGGATTATGTGGAATTCGGTTTGAAAGAAGAAGACGCTCCCCGTGCAAGCTGGGCAAGATATATCTTCGGCGTATGTCGTGAGATGATTAAGCGTGGCGTTGATGTAAAGGGCTTCAATACAGCTTTCTCCGGTGATGTGCCTTTGGGTGCAGGTATGTCTTCCTCTGCCGCTTTGGAAAGTACATATGCGTATGCATTAAATGATCTGTTCGGTGACAACAAGATAGACAAGTTTGAACTAGCTAAAGTAGGTCAGGCAACTGAGCATAACTATTGCGGTGTAAACTGTGGTATTATGGACCAGTTCGCTTCCGTATTTGGCAAGCAAGGCAGCCTTATCCGTCTGGACTGCCGTTCACTGGAGTATCAATACTTCCCATTCGATCCGAAAGGCTATCGTTTGGTATTGGTAGACTCTGTAGTTAAACACGAATTGGCTTCTTCTGCATACAACAAGCGTCGTCAGAGTTGCGAAGCTGCCGTTGCTGCTATCCAGAAAAAACATCCGCACGTAGAATTCCTGCGCGACTGTACAATGGAGATGTTGGAAGAGTCAAAAGCTGAAATCAGCGAAGAAGACTTCATGCGTGCAGAGTATGTAATCGAAGAAATCCAACGCGTACTCGATGTTTGTGATGCTTTGGAAAAAGGTGATTACGAAACGGTAGGTCAGAAAATGTATGAGACACATCATGGTATGAGCAAACTTTACGAAGTTAGCTGCGAAGAACTCGACTTCCTGAATGATCTTGCATTCGACTGTGGTGTAACAGGTTCACGCGTTATGGGCGGTGGCTTCGGTGGTTGTACTATCAACCTGGTGAAAGAGGAGTTGTATGATACATTCATCCAGAATGCCAAGGATAAGTTTAAAGAAAAATTCGGTAGAAGCCCTAAAGTTTATGATGTAGTCATCAGCGATGGTGCTCGCAGATTAGTTTAA
- a CDS encoding glycoside hydrolase family 43 protein, whose protein sequence is MNKVRLDKVRFLVVSFVLVASQGLSAQKDTTFVAKGNPIVKYKYTADPGAMVYDGRVYIYAGHDECPPPAEHYLLNEWCVFSSSDMKTWTEHPVPLKAKDFSWAKGEAWASQVIERDGKFYWYVTVEHKDIPGKSIGVAVSDSPLGPFVDARGSALITNNMTVERTKIYWDDIDPTIFIDDDGQAYLYWGNTQCYYAKLKNNMIELDGPIVHVDIPRFTEAPWIHKRGDWYYLSYASEFPEKICYAMSRSITGPWEYKGILNEIAGNSNTNHQAIIEFKGDWYFIYHNGGINPTGGSYRRSVCIDRLYYNEDGTMKRIQMTTEGVQ, encoded by the coding sequence ATGAATAAAGTAAGGTTAGATAAGGTTAGATTTTTGGTTGTTTCTTTTGTACTGGTAGCCTCACAAGGGCTATCAGCACAAAAAGACACCACTTTTGTAGCGAAAGGAAATCCGATTGTCAAGTATAAATATACGGCTGATCCGGGTGCGATGGTATATGACGGCAGAGTGTATATTTATGCCGGACACGATGAATGTCCTCCACCTGCTGAACATTATCTCCTGAATGAATGGTGTGTCTTTTCTTCATCCGACATGAAGACATGGACGGAACATCCTGTACCTTTGAAAGCTAAGGATTTCTCTTGGGCAAAAGGAGAAGCATGGGCAAGTCAGGTTATCGAACGTGATGGTAAATTCTATTGGTATGTTACCGTGGAGCATAAGGATATTCCCGGAAAGTCTATCGGCGTGGCTGTTTCAGATTCTCCGTTAGGTCCTTTTGTCGATGCACGTGGTTCTGCTCTGATTACCAATAATATGACGGTGGAACGTACTAAAATCTACTGGGATGACATTGATCCGACAATCTTTATTGATGATGACGGGCAGGCGTACCTGTATTGGGGAAATACTCAGTGCTATTATGCCAAACTGAAAAATAATATGATTGAGTTGGATGGTCCGATTGTTCATGTGGATATACCTCGTTTTACGGAGGCTCCTTGGATACATAAACGTGGTGATTGGTATTATCTCTCTTATGCGTCTGAATTTCCCGAGAAGATTTGCTATGCAATGAGCCGGAGTATCACAGGGCCTTGGGAATATAAAGGTATCCTGAATGAAATAGCTGGTAATTCCAATACCAACCATCAGGCGATTATTGAGTTTAAAGGTGACTGGTACTTTATTTATCACAATGGAGGTATTAATCCGACAGGTGGAAGCTATAGACGTTCTGTATGCATAGATCGTTTGTATTACAATGAAGATGGAACCATGAAGCGGATTCAGATGACAACAGAAGGAGTGCAATAG
- a CDS encoding alpha-L-arabinofuranosidase C-terminal domain-containing protein: MKRYTGLLAALTLTAGMALQAQTNEFVIQTKKLGAEIQSTMYGLFFEDINYAADGGLYAELVKNRSFEFPQHLMGWKTFGNVTLQDDGPFERNPHYVRLADPGHPHKHTGLDNEGFFGIGVKAGEEYRFSVWARLPQGGTSEKIRIELVDTKSMGEHHAFATETLTVDSKEWKKYQVILKPGVTDPKATLRIFLASKGTVDLEHVSLFPVDTWKGHENGLRKDLAQALADIKPGVFRFPGGCIVEGTDLATRYDWKKSVGPVENRPLNENRWEYTFPHRFYPDYFQSYGLGFFEFFQLSEEIGAEPLPVLSCGLSCQFQNSDAEAHVAVCDLDSYVQDALDLIEFANGDVTTKWGKLRADMGHPAPFNLKFIGIGNEQWGPEYPEHLEPFIKAIRKAYPDIKIIGSSGPDSEGKQFEYLWPEMKRLKVDLVDEHFYRPENWFLNQGTRYDNYDRKGPKVFAGEYACHGKGKKWNHFNAALLEAAFMTGLERNADIVHMATYAPLFAHVEGWQWRPDMIWFDNLNSVRTVSYYVQQLYGHHKGTNVLSLTMDKKPVAGTEGQNGLFASAVYDKDKKEIIVKVANTSDKAQPLSLKFEGLKKQDVLSDGRCIKLRSTDSNKDNTIEQPSAIQPQEIPVSIDGQVLEVELEPNTFAVYIFKKG; the protein is encoded by the coding sequence ATGAAAAGATACACTGGATTATTAGCGGCGCTGACCCTTACCGCAGGTATGGCGCTTCAGGCACAAACCAATGAGTTTGTGATACAAACCAAGAAACTGGGCGCAGAGATTCAGTCTACTATGTATGGGTTGTTCTTTGAGGATATCAACTATGCCGCTGACGGCGGACTTTATGCCGAGTTAGTGAAGAACCGTTCGTTTGAGTTCCCACAACATCTGATGGGATGGAAAACCTTTGGTAATGTAACGCTTCAAGATGACGGTCCTTTTGAAAGGAATCCGCACTATGTCCGTTTGGCTGACCCGGGCCATCCGCATAAGCATACGGGATTGGATAATGAAGGTTTCTTCGGTATCGGTGTAAAAGCAGGAGAGGAGTATCGCTTCTCTGTTTGGGCACGTTTGCCCCAAGGCGGAACATCCGAAAAAATCCGTATTGAACTTGTAGATACTAAATCTATGGGTGAGCACCATGCTTTTGCTACTGAGACATTGACGGTTGATTCGAAAGAATGGAAAAAGTATCAGGTTATCCTAAAGCCGGGTGTAACTGATCCGAAGGCGACTCTTCGTATTTTCCTGGCATCAAAGGGTACGGTTGATTTGGAGCATGTCTCTCTTTTCCCGGTCGATACCTGGAAGGGACATGAGAATGGTTTGCGTAAAGACCTTGCGCAAGCTTTGGCTGATATCAAGCCGGGTGTGTTCCGCTTTCCCGGTGGATGTATTGTAGAAGGGACAGATTTAGCTACACGCTATGACTGGAAGAAGTCTGTAGGTCCGGTAGAGAACCGCCCGTTGAATGAGAACCGTTGGGAATATACTTTCCCGCATCGTTTCTATCCCGATTATTTCCAAAGCTACGGATTGGGATTCTTTGAATTCTTCCAGCTTTCGGAGGAAATAGGAGCAGAGCCGCTTCCTGTGTTGAGTTGTGGTCTGTCTTGCCAGTTCCAGAATTCTGATGCAGAGGCACATGTGGCTGTTTGCGATTTGGATAGCTATGTGCAGGATGCTCTTGATCTGATTGAATTTGCCAATGGTGATGTGACAACAAAGTGGGGAAAACTTCGTGCAGATATGGGACACCCTGCACCGTTCAACCTGAAGTTCATTGGTATTGGTAACGAACAATGGGGACCGGAATATCCTGAACATCTCGAACCATTTATTAAAGCTATCCGTAAAGCTTATCCCGATATCAAGATTATCGGAAGTTCGGGGCCTGATTCTGAAGGAAAGCAGTTTGAATATTTGTGGCCGGAAATGAAGCGTTTGAAAGTGGATCTGGTGGATGAACATTTCTATCGTCCTGAGAACTGGTTCCTGAATCAGGGAACACGTTATGATAACTATGACCGTAAAGGTCCGAAAGTATTCGCCGGTGAATATGCTTGTCATGGTAAAGGTAAGAAGTGGAACCATTTCAATGCTGCCTTGCTTGAAGCTGCTTTTATGACGGGATTGGAACGTAATGCCGATATTGTACACATGGCTACTTATGCTCCTCTGTTTGCTCATGTAGAAGGATGGCAATGGCGTCCAGATATGATCTGGTTTGATAATCTGAACTCGGTACGTACTGTAAGTTACTATGTTCAGCAACTCTACGGGCACCATAAAGGCACCAACGTACTTTCCCTTACTATGGATAAAAAGCCTGTAGCAGGTACTGAGGGACAGAATGGCTTGTTTGCAAGTGCTGTTTATGATAAGGATAAAAAAGAGATTATAGTGAAAGTGGCCAATACTTCCGATAAAGCTCAGCCCTTATCATTGAAGTTTGAAGGATTGAAGAAGCAAGATGTATTGTCTGACGGTCGTTGTATAAAGCTTCGTTCAACTGATTCCAATAAAGATAATACGATTGAACAGCCATCTGCTATTCAGCCCCAGGAAATTCCGGTTTCTATTGACGGACAGGTACTGGAGGTAGAGCTCGAACCCAATACATTTGCTGTCTACATTTTTAAGAAAGGATGA
- a CDS encoding arabinan endo-1,5-alpha-L-arabinosidase, whose translation MRNLLHVAVLLMGSLFAGCTSSVFAPIDSPNPWADDYSPLSSMENYQLWGTYNVHDPSCHKIGDYYYMYSTDAIFRENRKEAKEKGVPLGFIQMRRSKDLVNWEFLGWALPEIPQEAVEWVRSHAGGHGATNIWAPYIIPYNNKYRLYYCVSAFGRKTSYIGLAESDSPEGPWTLAGCAAKTDDTTAMNAIDPTITVDPSNGKWWMHYGSFFGGLYCVELNPETGLPMLDGDRGHLVARRANYKKDNLEAPEIIYNPDLKEYYLFVSYDPLMTTYNVRVGRSDKAEGPFIDYFGKELKDTTNNFPILTAPYRFKSHPGWAGTAHCAVFTSDDGQYFMAHQGRLSPQNQMMDLHVRQVFFTKDGWPVVSPERYAGSNPREFSAADLVGEWEIIRVQEPLYERKLEAGQILWGEGELQDEEWNMSHLLYLEKDGKLGEDQGTWDFAKEDQSLQLTLNGEVVRNLIVFAGHDWENETETVLFTGLDSRGRSVWGKRTK comes from the coding sequence ATGAGAAACTTACTACACGTAGCTGTACTGCTGATGGGCAGCCTGTTTGCTGGTTGCACCTCTTCTGTTTTTGCCCCTATTGATTCACCTAATCCGTGGGCAGATGATTACTCTCCATTATCTTCCATGGAGAATTACCAATTATGGGGAACCTACAACGTGCATGACCCGTCTTGCCATAAGATAGGCGATTATTACTATATGTATTCCACGGATGCTATCTTCCGGGAAAATCGTAAAGAAGCAAAAGAAAAGGGTGTGCCTTTGGGCTTTATTCAGATGCGCCGTTCCAAAGATCTGGTGAATTGGGAATTTCTGGGTTGGGCATTGCCCGAGATTCCGCAGGAAGCGGTAGAGTGGGTACGCTCTCATGCAGGAGGGCATGGGGCGACAAATATCTGGGCACCTTATATCATTCCTTATAATAATAAGTATAGATTGTATTACTGTGTTTCAGCGTTTGGACGAAAGACTTCCTATATCGGATTGGCAGAATCAGATTCGCCCGAAGGTCCTTGGACGTTGGCCGGGTGTGCTGCTAAGACAGATGATACGACAGCCATGAATGCTATTGATCCCACTATTACTGTAGATCCTTCAAATGGTAAGTGGTGGATGCATTACGGTTCATTCTTCGGTGGTCTGTATTGTGTGGAACTGAATCCGGAAACCGGTCTTCCTATGCTGGATGGTGACAGGGGGCATCTGGTAGCCCGTCGCGCCAATTATAAAAAGGATAATCTGGAAGCTCCGGAAATTATCTATAATCCGGATTTGAAAGAATACTATCTGTTTGTATCATACGATCCGTTAATGACAACCTACAATGTACGTGTAGGACGTTCAGACAAAGCGGAAGGACCGTTCATTGATTACTTCGGAAAAGAGCTGAAAGATACGACGAATAACTTTCCTATCCTGACAGCTCCTTACCGTTTCAAGAGCCATCCGGGTTGGGCGGGCACAGCGCATTGTGCTGTATTCACTTCAGATGACGGACAATATTTCATGGCTCATCAGGGACGCTTGTCACCGCAAAACCAGATGATGGATCTCCATGTGCGACAAGTCTTTTTTACTAAAGACGGATGGCCTGTCGTATCGCCTGAACGTTATGCTGGTAGTAATCCCCGGGAGTTCTCTGCGGCAGATTTAGTGGGCGAGTGGGAAATTATCCGTGTACAGGAACCTCTGTATGAACGCAAACTGGAAGCCGGACAGATATTGTGGGGTGAAGGTGAACTGCAAGATGAAGAATGGAACATGTCCCACCTCTTATATCTGGAGAAAGATGGAAAGTTAGGAGAAGATCAAGGAACCTGGGATTTTGCCAAAGAAGACCAATCCTTACAACTGACACTCAATGGAGAAGTGGTGAGGAACCTGATTGTGTTTGCAGGGCACGACTGGGAGAATGAAACGGAAACTGTCCTCTTTACAGGGCTGGATAGCCGTGGGCGCTCCGTATGGGGAAAAAGAACTAAATAA